The following are encoded in a window of Rosa chinensis cultivar Old Blush chromosome 4, RchiOBHm-V2, whole genome shotgun sequence genomic DNA:
- the LOC121052783 gene encoding uncharacterized protein LOC121052783 — MGFYGYARTAERDRSWQLLKDLGDSDSLPWVIIGDFNKILNNGEKIDGPPRAERQMRGFREALGYCDLLDLLFQGSKATWWNAKTHLRLDRAVCTPSWLDVFGYAKLTHLPPSDSDHILILLQVVKKLVHTRIALDKWQKNPFTLRQQQMLGVRARLGVRARLAELLDSLTTTSIQDEKRMLMNKLETLLSQEEAFWRQRAKGVWYEDDDGVEHIVTSYFAKMITASLVDMAAMNTILEAIQPSVTPTMNAQLRGEYTEEEIHCALFQMYPTKSPGLDVNNPESMSDLRPIALCNVLYKICSKAIANRLKVLLPDIISPFQSAFMPGRLITDNILVANEIAHFVHNKREGNDGHMALKLDLSKAYDRMEWLFRRKVMERFGFTRMWIDLVMQFFLLIAAETKARVTPRDSDDSMLYAQASLDVCYEIQDVIETYGKASGQLVNFDKSSIIFGKNVHEDLQGEIASYMGVEVVDSHERYLGLPTYAGRKKMATFQYIKDNLAKKLKNWQGKMVSGAAKQAWRIANDHESLIARVYKARYFPGSSFWMAPVHSAPSYSWRSIFASRELLKAGTYWQIGTGESVKVWSDNWVSGISALVPNIGLPLVNENMTVNELLHEPGRWDEGKIRAIFAQEGAEAILNIPLSRQLVNDKVAWRLEKKGEFSVKTAYRYTFSTSLERPGIWRM, encoded by the exons ATGGGTTTTTATGGTTACGCTCGTACTGCTGAGCGTGATCGCTCATGGCAGTTGTTAAAAGACTTGGGTGACTCAGACTCGCTACCATGGGTAATCATTGGGGATTTCAACAAGATTCTAAATAACGGGGAAAAGATTGATGGTCCACCTAGGGCTGAAAGGCAAATGCGGGGGTTTAGAGAGGCGTTGGGGTACTGTGATCTACTCGATCTCCTCTTTCAGGGTTCAAAGGCTACATGGTGGAATGCAAAAACTCATCTGCGTCTAGACCGTGCAGTTTGCACTCCTTCCTGGCTTGATGTGTTTGGTTATGCAAAGCTTACTCACCTCCCGCCTAGTGATTCAGACCATATACTGATTCTTCTTCAG GTTGTTAAAAAGTTAGTTCATACCCGGATTGCATTGGATAAATGGCAGAAAAACCCCTTCACACTTAGGCAGCAGCAGATGTTGGGGGTTCGGGCCAGGTTGGGGGTTCGGGCCAGGTTGGCAGAACTCTTGGATTCCTTGACTACTACTTCTATTCAGGATGAGAAGAGGATGCTGATGAACAAACTTGAAACTCTTCTCTCTCAGGAAGAAGCATTTTGGAGACAAAGAGCCAAG GGTGTTTGGTATGAGGACGATGATGGGGTTGAGCATATTGTTACATCCTACTTTGCAAAGATGATCACAGCTTCTTTGGTTGATATGGCGGCTATGAACACTATTTTGGAAGCTATTCAACCCAGTGTGACGCCAACAATGAATGCTCAACTTCGTGGTGAGTATACTGAGGAAGAAATTCATTGTGCTTTATTCCAGATGTATCCCACAAAATCGCCTGGTCTAGATG TCAATAATCCTGAAAGCATGTCAGACTTGAGACCTATTGCTCTGTGTAACGTCCTTTACAAGATTTGCTCTAAGGCAATTGCTAACAGGCTCAAAGTTTTGCTTCCTGATATAATTTCACCATTTCAAAGTGCTTTTATGCCTGGTCGGTTGATCACTGATAACATTCTTGTTGCTAATGAGATTGCTCATTTTGTACATAATAAGAGGGAAGGAAACGATGGTCATATGGCGTTGAAATTGGATTTAAGCAAAGCTTATGACAGAATGGAGTGGCTATTTCGCCGAAAGGTGATGGAACGTTTTGGATTCACAAGGATGTGGATTGACTTGGTTATGCA GTTTTTCCTCCTTATTGCAGCAGAAACAAAGGCTAGGGTAACTCCCAGGGATTCAG ACGATAGCATGTTGTATGCTCAGGCCTCTTTGGATGTGTGTTATGAGATCCAAGATGTTATAGAAACATATGGCAAAGCCTCAGGTCAATTAGTGAACTTTGATAAAAGTTCAATTATTTTTGGTAAAAATGTTCATGAAGATTTACAGGGAGAAATTGCTTCTTATATGGGGGTGGAAGTTGTGGATTCACATGAGCGGTATCTAGGTCTCCCAACTTATGCGGGCCGAAAGAAAATGGCGACATTCCAATATATCAAGGATAACTTGGCCAAGAAGTTAAAGAATTGGCAGGGGAAGATGGTTAGTGGTGCAG CGAAACAAGCTTGGAGGATTGCTAATGATCATGAATCTTTAATTGCTAGAGTCTACAAGGCTCGTTACTTTCCTGGGAGCTCGTTTTGGATGGCTCCTGTTCACAGCGCCCCATCATACTCATGGAGAAGCATTTTTGCTTCTAGAGAATTGCTTAAAGCCGGGACTTATTGGCAGATTGGTACTGGTGAATCTGTCAAAGTTTGGTCTGATAATTGGGTTTCAGGTATATCTGCTTTGGTTCCCAATATAGGATTGCCTCTTGTTAATGAGAATATGACTGTTAATGAACTGCTACATGAACCGGGTAGATGGGATGAAGGTAAAATCCGAGCTATTTTTGCTCAGGAAGGGGCTGAAGCAATTTTAAACATTCCTTTGTCTAGGCAATTAGTTAATGACAAAGTGGCTTGGCGGTTGGAGAAGAAAGGGGAGTTCTCAGTAAAGACAGCATATAGATATACTTTCTCCACTTCTTTGGAGAGGCCAGGAATTTGGAGAATGTGA